One Sphingobacteruim zhuxiongii DNA window includes the following coding sequences:
- the amaB gene encoding L-piperidine-6-carboxylate dehydrogenase, producing the protein MTSKELKALGIEADNLGTSTGSKWFSKGSLIESYSPSNGKLIAKVQSSTKKEYEKVIEEAEKAQLIWRDIPAPKRGEIVRLLGEKLRELKPILGKLVSYEMGKSYQEGMGEVQEMIDICDFAVGLSRQLYGNTIHSERPGHRMYDQYHPLGIVGIITAFNFPVAVWSWNAALALVCGDVVVWKASEKTPLCAVACQHIIADILKAHKLPEGISSIVTGDKEVGEWISSDERIPLVSATGSTRMGKIVATTVAQRLGKSLLELGGNNAIIVTPSADLKMTIIGAVFGAVGTAGQRCTSTRRLIIHESIYEKVKKSLVDAYKQIKIGDPLDVKNHMGPLIDTAAVDMYLNALNKIKEQGGKLLTKGEVLHGKGYESGCYVTPVIAEVENHYEIVQHETFAPILYLIKYSGELEEGIKLQNSVKQGLSSAIMTNSLRESELFLSQNGSDCGIANVNIGTSGAEIGGAFGGEKETGGGRESGSDAWKVYMRRQTNTINYTANLPLAQGIKFDL; encoded by the coding sequence ATGACATCTAAAGAATTAAAAGCATTAGGAATTGAGGCAGACAACTTAGGCACATCTACTGGGAGCAAATGGTTTTCCAAAGGCAGTCTGATCGAGTCATACTCACCCAGCAACGGTAAACTGATCGCTAAGGTTCAGAGCAGTACGAAAAAAGAATATGAGAAAGTTATAGAAGAAGCGGAGAAGGCACAGCTCATTTGGCGAGATATCCCTGCCCCTAAGCGTGGCGAGATTGTCCGTCTTTTGGGTGAAAAACTTCGAGAATTAAAGCCAATTCTTGGAAAACTGGTTTCCTATGAGATGGGTAAATCGTATCAAGAGGGAATGGGCGAAGTACAGGAAATGATTGACATCTGTGATTTCGCAGTGGGACTTTCGCGACAACTATATGGCAACACGATACATTCAGAGCGTCCTGGTCACCGGATGTACGATCAATATCATCCTCTAGGGATTGTTGGTATTATTACCGCCTTCAATTTTCCTGTCGCGGTTTGGTCTTGGAATGCGGCTTTAGCATTAGTTTGTGGCGACGTTGTTGTTTGGAAAGCAAGCGAGAAAACGCCACTCTGTGCGGTAGCTTGTCAGCACATTATTGCGGACATTTTAAAAGCGCACAAATTACCCGAAGGTATCTCATCTATCGTAACTGGCGATAAAGAGGTTGGTGAATGGATTTCATCCGATGAACGTATTCCTTTGGTTTCGGCGACAGGCTCTACACGTATGGGAAAAATTGTTGCTACTACTGTTGCACAACGTCTCGGTAAATCATTGTTAGAGCTTGGCGGAAATAATGCAATTATCGTTACACCAAGTGCAGATTTGAAGATGACAATTATAGGTGCCGTATTTGGAGCTGTAGGAACTGCAGGACAACGTTGTACAAGCACTAGACGATTGATTATTCATGAAAGCATTTATGAAAAGGTTAAGAAATCATTAGTTGACGCATACAAACAGATTAAGATTGGAGACCCATTGGATGTTAAAAACCATATGGGACCTTTGATTGACACCGCAGCGGTTGACATGTACCTCAATGCACTAAACAAAATCAAAGAACAAGGTGGTAAGCTATTGACGAAAGGTGAAGTTCTGCATGGTAAAGGTTATGAAAGTGGCTGTTATGTCACTCCTGTAATTGCCGAAGTAGAGAACCACTATGAGATTGTTCAACACGAGACCTTCGCTCCTATTTTATACCTTATTAAATACAGCGGAGAACTTGAGGAGGGTATCAAACTTCAGAACTCGGTAAAACAAGGGTTATCATCCGCGATTATGACAAATAGCTTGCGCGAGTCGGAGCTTTTCTTAAGCCAAAATGGATCCGACTGTGGTATTGCAAATGTTAATATCGGAACATCGGGCGCCGAAATTGGAGGAGCATTTGGAGGAGAAAAAGAAACCGGCGGAGGCCGAGAGTCTGGTTCTGATGCATGGAAGGTATACATGCGCCGCCAAACAAATACGATTAACTATACTGCGAACCTTCCTTTGGCACAAGGGATTAAATTTGATTTATAA
- a CDS encoding response regulator: MKSINVALIDDNAICRELLKMVLRAVPDYEFNILFEAESLVGIEENADFQDELDVILLDIMMPEIDGVTGIPILQNLFPSSSIIMVSDVENPEVKQNCIDRGATSYVIKNTVQSKLAAEIIANCNN; the protein is encoded by the coding sequence ATGAAATCAATTAATGTCGCACTGATCGACGATAATGCTATTTGCCGAGAGCTCTTGAAGATGGTCTTACGTGCAGTGCCTGATTACGAATTTAATATATTATTTGAAGCGGAATCGCTGGTTGGTATTGAGGAGAATGCTGACTTTCAAGATGAATTAGATGTCATTTTGTTAGATATTATGATGCCTGAGATTGATGGTGTTACTGGTATTCCAATTCTTCAGAATTTATTTCCTTCCAGTTCAATCATTATGGTTTCCGATGTAGAGAATCCGGAAGTGAAGCAAAATTGCATTGATCGAGGGGCAACAAGTTATGTTATTAAAAACACAGTGCAATCTAAGCTAGCGGCGGAGATTATTGCTAATTGCAACAATTAA
- a CDS encoding acyl-CoA dehydrogenase family protein — translation MADYFDIESLLSTEQIIVRDAIRGFVDLEVRPRIDSFAQDHQEIPNLMKKLGEIGALGPFIPQSYGGAGLDYIAYGLIMQELEAGDSAVRSAASVQSSLVMYPIYNFGSEAQKRKYLPALASGSLIGAFGLTEPNHGSDPASMETRLTKDGDGFRLNGAKMWITNAPICDVAVVWARDESNQVRGVIVEREMKGFSTPETLNKWSLRASKTGELVFDQVFIPKENVLPDVKSMRGPLSCLNSARYGISWGVIGAAIDCYEVALKYAKERQQFGKPIASFQLQQKKLAEIITEITKAQLLSWRLGVLKNEDKATPQQISMAKRNNVNMALQVAREARQILGAMGIVGDYPIMRHMMNLESVITYEGTHDVHLLITGQDITGISAFE, via the coding sequence ATGGCAGACTATTTTGATATAGAATCCCTTTTGTCAACGGAACAGATTATAGTCCGCGATGCAATTCGTGGTTTCGTTGACCTAGAGGTACGTCCTCGTATCGATTCTTTCGCGCAAGATCATCAGGAAATTCCTAATCTAATGAAGAAATTGGGGGAGATTGGGGCGCTCGGTCCATTTATCCCGCAATCCTATGGCGGTGCAGGCTTGGATTATATAGCTTATGGTTTAATCATGCAGGAACTAGAGGCTGGTGATTCTGCTGTTCGCTCTGCGGCATCTGTACAGTCCTCGTTGGTGATGTATCCTATATACAACTTCGGCTCTGAAGCGCAGAAAAGGAAATACTTGCCGGCGCTAGCGAGTGGTAGTCTGATTGGCGCTTTCGGATTGACGGAACCAAATCATGGGTCGGATCCTGCGAGTATGGAAACTCGTTTGACGAAGGATGGCGATGGCTTTCGTTTAAATGGTGCGAAGATGTGGATTACCAATGCACCCATTTGTGATGTTGCAGTCGTATGGGCGAGGGATGAAAGCAATCAGGTTCGTGGGGTAATCGTTGAACGAGAGATGAAAGGGTTTTCTACTCCAGAAACCTTAAATAAGTGGTCATTAAGAGCATCGAAAACCGGTGAATTGGTATTTGATCAAGTTTTTATACCGAAGGAGAATGTGCTTCCTGATGTAAAAAGCATGCGCGGTCCGCTTTCCTGTCTTAATTCTGCGAGATACGGGATTTCATGGGGCGTGATTGGAGCGGCTATAGATTGTTATGAAGTCGCACTGAAGTACGCAAAAGAAAGACAGCAATTTGGTAAACCCATTGCTTCGTTTCAATTGCAACAAAAGAAGTTGGCTGAAATAATAACAGAAATTACAAAAGCACAACTGCTTTCTTGGAGACTTGGGGTATTGAAAAATGAAGACAAAGCGACTCCACAGCAAATCTCAATGGCAAAGAGGAACAATGTGAACATGGCTCTTCAAGTAGCACGAGAGGCGCGACAGATATTAGGCGCGATGGGAATTGTCGGCGATTATCCGATTATGAGGCATATGATGAATCTAGAGTCAGTTATTACATACGAAGGGACGCACGATGTACACCTCTTAATAACAGGACAAGATATTACCGGCATCAGCGCTTTTGAATAG
- a CDS encoding efflux RND transporter periplasmic adaptor subunit gives MKKKTLIIVLLVLSVLAAMVIYRINSNKEKDAKNSGPRAGGRAAAKVYGKVIQGQEFSDFLTLSGSIEADEQIELHTEISGIVESINFSEGGRVGQGQVLITLNDAELQAQLAQAKTRNNLAAENERRAKLLLEKEAISQEEYDIASADFRTAQSQIQLIQAQLSKTVIRAPFSGTIGLRNISKGSYITPATSIAKLVNTSRLKVSFSIPEKYANKVRVGNQIKFDVQGVDADFSAKIYATEPSVEANTRTLLVKAISANSGNQLIPGTFANIVFPLETIDNGLLVPAEALIPIQNGKKVFVMRKGLATEVLVETGARTEEDILITSGISAGDTVLTSGVMALRNGTPVNVTLR, from the coding sequence ATGAAGAAGAAAACATTGATTATCGTACTGTTAGTTCTATCGGTACTAGCTGCTATGGTTATCTATAGGATTAATAGCAATAAAGAGAAAGACGCAAAGAATTCTGGACCTAGGGCAGGGGGGCGTGCCGCAGCGAAGGTATACGGAAAGGTAATTCAAGGTCAAGAATTTTCTGATTTTCTAACTTTATCTGGTTCTATTGAGGCGGATGAGCAAATTGAGTTACATACCGAGATATCTGGCATTGTAGAGTCGATTAATTTCTCCGAAGGTGGTCGTGTCGGTCAGGGACAAGTCTTAATTACTTTAAATGATGCGGAACTTCAGGCTCAGTTAGCTCAAGCTAAGACTCGGAATAACCTTGCCGCAGAAAATGAACGACGCGCCAAGTTGTTGCTAGAGAAAGAAGCGATAAGTCAGGAAGAGTATGATATTGCGAGTGCTGATTTTAGAACAGCACAGTCTCAAATTCAACTTATTCAAGCGCAGTTAAGTAAAACAGTTATTCGAGCTCCTTTTTCTGGGACGATTGGTCTTAGAAATATCTCCAAAGGAAGCTATATTACCCCGGCTACTAGTATTGCTAAATTAGTAAATACGAGCCGTCTAAAGGTCTCTTTCTCTATTCCAGAGAAGTATGCAAATAAAGTTCGTGTTGGAAATCAAATAAAGTTCGATGTACAAGGTGTGGATGCAGACTTCTCGGCGAAGATATATGCAACGGAGCCATCAGTAGAGGCTAACACTCGTACACTTCTAGTAAAGGCAATTTCCGCTAATTCTGGGAATCAGTTGATACCTGGAACATTTGCCAATATTGTATTTCCATTAGAAACTATTGATAATGGCCTATTAGTTCCAGCGGAGGCATTAATTCCAATTCAGAACGGCAAGAAAGTATTTGTTATGAGAAAAGGGTTGGCAACAGAGGTTCTCGTGGAAACTGGTGCGCGTACAGAAGAGGATATATTGATCACGTCAGGGATTAGTGCAGGAGATACAGTGTTGACATCAGGAGTAATGGCATTACGTAATGGAACGCCCGTAAATGTGACGCTTCGTTAA
- the lat gene encoding L-lysine 6-transaminase gives MRETHQRLSKHILADGLPVVIDLEKSHGSYIVDVDGNEYLDMFSMFASSPVGYNHPHILKNAEALKNVAINKLALSDVYPREYADFLDTFERVGIPKELSYCFFIDGGALAVENALKAAFDWKTRLNISQGVNHEASQVIHFKQAFHGRSGYTLSLTNTKDPRKYMYFPKFNWPRISNPKLNYPLTEESINETIKSEQVAINEIEAAIAKNPRDIASLIIEPIQAEGGDNHFRKEFFQKLRELCDQYDILLILDEVQTGIAMTGKMWCYEHLGILPDIISFGKKTQVCGILANREKFDRVEHHVFKESSRINSTFGGNLVDMVRFRLILEIIEQEDLVAKAAVLGDYLIEQLQLLSNKHAHITAVRGKGLLCAFDLPTDKDRDALVAKAMEEKMLILGCGERSIRFRPHLTASKAEIDKAIAIVDKLLS, from the coding sequence ATGAGAGAAACACATCAAAGATTATCGAAACATATATTGGCAGATGGGCTACCAGTTGTCATTGACTTGGAGAAATCGCACGGTTCCTACATTGTGGATGTCGATGGAAATGAATACTTGGACATGTTTAGCATGTTCGCTTCCTCCCCCGTTGGTTATAATCATCCGCATATTTTGAAGAACGCTGAGGCCCTGAAAAATGTTGCTATTAATAAACTTGCTTTATCGGATGTTTATCCTAGAGAATATGCAGATTTTTTAGATACGTTTGAGCGTGTTGGCATTCCCAAAGAATTGAGTTACTGTTTTTTTATCGACGGTGGCGCATTGGCTGTGGAAAATGCACTAAAAGCAGCGTTCGATTGGAAAACTCGATTAAACATTAGTCAGGGTGTCAATCATGAAGCTAGTCAGGTCATCCACTTTAAACAGGCCTTTCACGGCAGATCAGGATATACACTATCCCTAACCAATACAAAAGACCCAAGAAAGTACATGTACTTTCCGAAATTCAACTGGCCTCGCATCAGTAATCCGAAGCTGAATTATCCATTGACGGAAGAATCTATCAATGAAACGATCAAAAGCGAACAAGTTGCCATTAATGAAATCGAAGCTGCGATTGCGAAAAATCCACGCGATATCGCTAGTTTGATCATAGAACCTATTCAAGCAGAAGGTGGAGACAATCATTTTCGAAAGGAATTTTTCCAAAAATTACGTGAGCTATGTGACCAATATGATATTCTGTTGATTTTGGATGAAGTACAGACGGGGATCGCTATGACCGGAAAGATGTGGTGCTATGAGCATCTAGGCATTCTGCCAGATATCATCTCATTTGGAAAGAAAACTCAGGTGTGTGGCATTTTGGCAAATCGCGAGAAATTTGACCGTGTTGAGCATCATGTTTTTAAAGAGTCAAGTCGCATCAATTCGACCTTTGGTGGTAACCTGGTTGATATGGTAAGATTTCGTTTAATTTTAGAAATCATTGAGCAAGAAGATCTGGTTGCTAAGGCTGCTGTCCTCGGCGACTATTTAATAGAACAATTACAGCTATTATCAAATAAACACGCGCACATCACCGCAGTTAGAGGAAAAGGGCTGTTATGTGCTTTTGATTTGCCAACAGATAAAGATCGTGATGCCTTAGTTGCGAAAGCAATGGAGGAGAAAATGTTGATTTTAGGCTGTGGCGAGCGGAGTATTCGATTTAGACCGCATCTTACCGCCTCCAAAGCAGAGATCGATAAGGCTATTGCCATTGTCGATAAGCTATTGAGTTAA